The Candidatus Sphingomonas colombiensis genome contains the following window.
GGACGGCGGCACCGCCGGCGTCGGCGCGGGCCAGATGAACCGGCTGCGAAAGCGCGCGGATCGCCGCGTGGAAGGCCGAAGGACGCGGCCGACAAGGCCGGCTGGGCCACGCCGCGCACGATCGGCTCGGCGGTGGCCTCCGACGCCTTCTTCCCCTTCGCCGACGGGCTGCTCGCGGCGGTCGAGGCTGGCGCGACGGCGGTGATCCAGCCGGGCGGCTCGATCCGCGACGCCGAGGTGATCGCGGCCGCCGACGAGGCGGGCCTGGCGATGGTCTTCACCGGGATGCGCCACTTCCGTCATTGATCCGCCGCAGCGTCGGCCTGCTCTCTCCCCCCGCCTCTCATCATGGCGCGCGCGGGAGGGGGCGGGCTGGTGCCATGCGCTCAGCAGGGTGGCCAGCAGCATGGCGTGCCCGAAGCATAATTCCCGACGCGCCGGAAACCGCTATTTCCACCGCCCGCATGCGCCGAATGGCGACCTCGTCTAGCGCGTGATCGCACCGACATTGGGCAGCGTCGCCTCATCGGCGCGCGGCATCTTGCCAAACAGGGCGCGGTCGGCGGGGCCGAATGCCCAGCGCCACAACACGAACAGATATACCGCCGCGATCGCGGGAATGCCGATGATCACCTCAGCCCATTCGAAGCGGTGCGGCAGCATCGTGAAGGCCGCCCCCACTGCGATCGCCGCCAGCGCCGCCCACAGCAGCGGCCAGCGCAGCGGTGACACCGGCGCGTGCAGCAGGTGGCCGAGCACCCGCGCTTTCACCACCGAGGTCATGGCAAGGCTCAGCATCAGCGCCACCGCGGGGCCCGCCGCCTGAAACGCCACCGGCCAGCCCAGTTCGCGCATCCCGAAGATCAGCGCGAAGCTCAGCACCACCTGAAACGACAGCATCGCGGCCGAAATCATCAGATTGCGATGCCGCGCCATATAAACGAGCGCGGATTCGCACACCGCCCCGGTCGACGCCAGCACCTCGGCGGTGAGCAGGAACGCGAGCGCGGCGGTCCCCGCGACGAATTGCGGCCCGACGATGCCCATCACTGCTTCGCCGGGGATCGATCCCATCAGCGCCAGCCCGCCCTGCGCGGCGATGATCCAGAACGCCACCTGGCGCACCTGTGCCGCGATCGCCGCGCGATTGTCGCTCGCCAGATTGCGGGTGATCACCGGGCCGAGGATCGGATCGAATGAGGTTTTCAGCTTCTGCGGCAACGAGGCGACCTGTTGCGCCATATAGTAAATGCCGACGATCTTCGGCTCGAACATTATGCCGAGGATGAAGCGGTCGACGTTGCGCGTCCCCCATTCCAGCGCGTCGGCCCCGGCGAGCGGTATGTTGCGACGTGCCAGCGCGAACAATTCGGTCAGGTGCGGGGACCAGCCGCGCGGCAGGCCATAGCTGCGGATGAACGGAATGAGGCTCGCCGTCAGCGCCGCGATCATCGACGAGACATAGGCGAGGACCAGCCCGTCGCGCGTCGTGAAGAACGAGAATATCCATGCCGCGATCGATATCGTCCACGGCTCCACCACCGCCCGCGCCGTCACCGTCGCGCGCACGTTCAGCCGATAGGCGAGTGCCGCCAGGCTGATGTCGGACCAGGCGATCGCCAGAATGATCAGCGGCAGATAACGATCGAGCCCGCCGACATAGCTATTTGGATACATTACCTCCGGAAACACCCACAGCACCCCACTCGCCGCGAGGCTGAGGATGCCGCCGAGCACCATCGCATCCCAGACGACATGGACATGCGGTCGCTCGGTCGTCGCCAGCGCCTGCGCAAGCCCGCGCTTCAGCCCAAGCGTGGAAACCAGCGCGGCCAGTTCGACCACCACGACCGCTATCGCGAAGCGGCCGACGAGATCCGGGCCATAGAGCCGCCCCGCGATGAACAGGAACGGGATGCGCGCCAGAAGCCGCAGGATGAAACCCGCGACATTGGTGCGGCCACCCTTAGCGAGCGTGGCGATGTCTTCCGACGATTCGCTCATTGCTGGCGCTCCTCGCGCCTGCGATCTGTCAATGCGCCGCCCCCCAGCTTTCACCGACACCGATCTCCACCGCGAGCGGCACATCGAGCTTCACCACCGGCTCGGCGGCGGTCGCCATCACGCGTTCGATCACCGGGCGCGCGGCATCCACCTCGCCCACCGGAAGCTCGAACACCAATTCGTCGTGCACCTGAAGCAGCATCCGCGTGCCGGTAAGCCCCGCCGCGGCCAGCGCCGGCTCCATCCGCGCCATCGCGCGCTTGATGATATCCGCCGACGATCCCTGAATCGGCGCGTTGATCGCCGCGCGTTCGGCGCCCTGCCGT
Protein-coding sequences here:
- a CDS encoding oligosaccharide flippase family protein; amino-acid sequence: MSESSEDIATLAKGGRTNVAGFILRLLARIPFLFIAGRLYGPDLVGRFAIAVVVVELAALVSTLGLKRGLAQALATTERPHVHVVWDAMVLGGILSLAASGVLWVFPEVMYPNSYVGGLDRYLPLIILAIAWSDISLAALAYRLNVRATVTARAVVEPWTISIAAWIFSFFTTRDGLVLAYVSSMIAALTASLIPFIRSYGLPRGWSPHLTELFALARRNIPLAGADALEWGTRNVDRFILGIMFEPKIVGIYYMAQQVASLPQKLKTSFDPILGPVITRNLASDNRAAIAAQVRQVAFWIIAAQGGLALMGSIPGEAVMGIVGPQFVAGTAALAFLLTAEVLASTGAVCESALVYMARHRNLMISAAMLSFQVVLSFALIFGMRELGWPVAFQAAGPAVALMLSLAMTSVVKARVLGHLLHAPVSPLRWPLLWAALAAIAVGAAFTMLPHRFEWAEVIIGIPAIAAVYLFVLWRWAFGPADRALFGKMPRADEATLPNVGAITR